A portion of the Lysinibacillus timonensis genome contains these proteins:
- a CDS encoding DAK2 domain-containing protein, with protein MKSIDGLKFAEMVQMGAHHLSQNANYVDSLNVFPVPDGDTGTNMNLSMTSGAKETETNAQKHIGHTSQSLSKGLLMGARGNSGVILSQLFRGFGKYIEREEEIGAVKLASAFQAGVDTAYKAVMKPVEGTILTVAREAAAKAVEVAESEDNVIRVMEALVEEGRNSLNRTPDLLPVLKEVGVVDSGGQGLLFIYEGFLASLKGEALPERNNTSIDDLISAEHHRAQDFMSTEEIVFGYCTEIMVRLETDKEPFDEQKFRQELDGMGDSLLVVSDDEIAKVHIHSETPGAVLSAGQKYGSLIKIKVDNMREQHSAIVNEPSGQTLTTQPRKEKHPYAVVTIAMGEGIANLLRSIGASYVIEGGQTMNPSTEDIVKAVKEIGAERVIILPNNKNIIMAAEQAVELLDIEATVVATKTIPQGMAAILAFNPEASVSENRDGMTRAFESVKTGQVTYAVRDTSIDGVEIRKDDFMALAEGKIVLSTPNLLDAARKVVTDLVDEDSEIVTILFGEDATEQDANELASFIEENYPDVEVEIVDGKQALYPFILAIE; from the coding sequence ATGAAGTCAATAGACGGCTTAAAGTTTGCTGAAATGGTCCAGATGGGTGCACATCACCTGTCCCAGAATGCAAATTATGTTGATTCATTAAATGTGTTTCCGGTTCCGGACGGAGATACTGGAACAAATATGAATTTATCGATGACATCAGGTGCCAAGGAGACAGAGACAAATGCTCAAAAACATATTGGGCATACAAGTCAAAGTCTTTCTAAAGGATTACTAATGGGAGCTAGAGGGAACTCTGGCGTTATTTTATCTCAACTTTTCCGTGGATTCGGTAAATATATTGAAAGAGAAGAAGAAATCGGTGCTGTAAAATTAGCAAGTGCTTTTCAAGCAGGTGTAGATACAGCTTATAAAGCAGTTATGAAACCTGTTGAAGGGACAATTTTAACAGTTGCTCGAGAAGCTGCAGCAAAAGCAGTAGAAGTAGCGGAAAGTGAAGATAATGTTATTCGAGTAATGGAAGCGTTAGTTGAAGAAGGACGGAATTCGCTGAATAGAACACCTGATTTACTTCCAGTTTTAAAAGAAGTTGGAGTAGTGGATAGCGGTGGACAAGGATTATTATTCATTTATGAAGGATTTCTTGCTTCGTTAAAAGGTGAAGCGCTTCCAGAGAGAAATAATACATCGATTGATGATTTAATTAGTGCGGAACACCACAGAGCTCAAGACTTTATGAGTACGGAAGAAATTGTTTTCGGTTATTGTACCGAAATTATGGTTCGTTTAGAAACAGATAAAGAACCATTCGATGAGCAAAAATTCCGTCAAGAGTTAGACGGTATGGGTGACTCTTTACTTGTTGTTTCTGATGATGAAATTGCTAAAGTACATATCCACTCTGAAACTCCAGGAGCTGTACTGAGTGCAGGTCAAAAATATGGCAGTTTAATTAAAATTAAAGTTGATAATATGCGTGAACAGCATTCTGCAATTGTCAACGAACCATCAGGTCAAACTTTGACAACACAACCAAGGAAAGAAAAACATCCATACGCAGTTGTAACTATTGCAATGGGTGAGGGTATTGCCAATCTCTTACGTAGTATTGGTGCTTCCTATGTCATTGAAGGTGGTCAAACAATGAACCCTTCAACAGAAGACATCGTAAAAGCGGTGAAAGAAATTGGAGCGGAACGTGTCATCATCTTACCAAACAACAAGAATATTATTATGGCGGCTGAGCAAGCAGTCGAATTATTAGATATCGAGGCAACAGTTGTTGCAACAAAAACAATTCCACAAGGAATGGCAGCAATACTAGCATTTAACCCAGAAGCTTCGGTTAGTGAAAATAGAGATGGTATGACAAGAGCTTTTGAAAGTGTAAAAACCGGCCAAGTTACTTACGCAGTTCGTGATACTTCTATTGATGGTGTAGAAATTAGAAAAGATGATTTTATGGCACTTGCTGAGGGTAAAATTGTTCTTTCAACACCGAATTTATTAGATGCAGCTCGAAAAGTAGTGACAGATTTAGTCGATGAGGATAGCGAAATTGTTACTATTCTATTTGGCGAAGACGCAACAGAGCAAGATGCGAATGAATTAGCAAGCTTTATTGAAGAGAATTATCCGGATGTGGAAGTAGAAATTGTTGATGGTAAACAGGCGTTGTATCCATTTATTTTAGCAATTGAATAA